From Apium graveolens cultivar Ventura chromosome 9, ASM990537v1, whole genome shotgun sequence, the proteins below share one genomic window:
- the LOC141685154 gene encoding uncharacterized protein LOC141685154 produces the protein MTREEILKEVKDKPFYYPPKPMQTPPESRPYNRQCDYHETHDHKTENCLSLKYFIEDQVKKGNMNKYLVRDSRGEAQNKGKNVVNMVLGRSYSPPRSPDFGEKVLSIQSLPNLVISFSSKDYKRVNPHHNAALVVTLDIFDNEVRRMLIDNGSSKNILLKHTVDRMQLGSVRSNECREDPLYGFGHNLVPI, from the coding sequence atgaccCGGGAGGAAATCTTGAAAGAGGTAAAAGACAAGCCTTTTTATTATCCTCCGAAAccaatgcaaactcctccggagAGTAGGCCTTACAATAGGCAGTGTGATTACCACGAGACCCATGACCACAAGACTGAGAACTGtttatcactcaagtacttcatcGAGGACCAAGTGAAGAAGGGGAACATGAACAAGTACTTAGTCCGAGACAGTAGAGGGGAAGCGCAGAATAAAGGAAAGAATGTAGTCAATATGGTCCTAGGTAGATCATACTCCCCACCCCGGAGCCCGGACTTCGGCGAAAAAGTGCTCTCAATCCAATCACTCCCAAAcctggtgatatccttcagcagcaaggactacAAAAGAGTCAACCCTCATCACAATGCAGCTTTAGTTGTCACTCTGgacatctttgataatgaagtaagaagaatgctcatagacaatggcTCCTCAAAAAATATTCTCTTGAAGCACACAGTGGATAGAATGCAGTTAGGGAGCGTCCGCTCAAATGAATGCCGGGAGGACCCACTATATGGCTTCGGACACAACTTAGTCCCGATCTAA